The following is a genomic window from Staphylococcus capitis subsp. capitis.
TGCTACAGTTGTTCCACCGCTATTGATTTTAACATAATCTCCAACATCAAATTGATTCTCAAATATAATAAAGAAACCTGTAATGATGTCTTTGACAATCGTTTGAGCACCGAAACCTACTGCAACACCGACCACACCAGCACTGGCGATAATTCCTTCAACACTTATACCAAATTTACTTAAAATGGTAGTAATCACAATAAACCATACGATATATTTTACTACGTTTTGTACTAGTGACACGAGTGTCTTAGAACGTTTCTTGTTTCCTTTTTTACTTTTATTTTGTATTTTAAAAGCTTGTTCAATGACTTTATTTAAAATCGCTATAACGATGAGTGCGACAATGATATAAATCAAAATCATAATAATTTTTATGACAAGATTTTCATAAGTCTCTACTTTAGTTAAAGGTTCAAATAAAGAAGATAAAATATGCTTTACTTGGTTCATAAATGTATTACCTCCTTTTCAAATTTTCCATAAT
Proteins encoded in this region:
- a CDS encoding mechanosensitive ion channel family protein, whose translation is MNQVKHILSSLFEPLTKVETYENLVIKIIMILIYIIVALIVIAILNKVIEQAFKIQNKSKKGNKKRSKTLVSLVQNVVKYIVWFIVITTILSKFGISVEGIIASAGVVGVAVGFGAQTIVKDIITGFFIIFENQFDVGDYVKINSGGTTVAEGTVKSIGLRSTRINTISGELTILPNGSMGEITNFSITNGTSIVELPVSVDENLDQVEKKLNKLFTSLRSKYYLFVSDPVVEGIDALENNKATIRISAETIPGEGASGARIIRKEAQKMFIQEGIRMPQPLFTQYSEEQSKS